The DNA segment TGCGGCCATAGGCGTCCGGCTTCTCGACCAGATAGGGGCTCTCGAAGGCCGGCGCGGTGTGCACCGGCACCATCACGGTCATGCCGTCGATGGTGAGGGCCTTGTGGTCCGAGGGGCCGGCACCGCCGCGCCGGGAATCCGCGCCGGCTTTCGGGTCAACCAGCCGCACCCCGTAGGACTGCAACTCGTTGATCAGGTGCTCGGTCGGCATCGGCTGAAGCTCGGTCGCCGGATCCATCGGTTTCATCGGCCGCACTCCCATGGCGGGGGAAGGAGGGGGCGGCCTGCATGTGGGCGTGCAGCATGGGCTCTTGCCCCATGTGCATCGGCACGGCAGGCCGGTTGTCGAGATTGAGGCTGAGCAGTTCCGGCCGGGCGTAATGGCCGACCGAATCCATCATCCGCTTGCGCTTGGTGATGAGCGCCATGTCGAGATCGGCGATCAGGATGCCCTCGCCGGAGGTGAGCGGGGGCACGATGTGGCTGCCCTCGGGCGAGATGATCGCGGTCATGCAGCCGCCGGTGAGCGCCTTGCGCAGCTTTTCGTCCGGGGCGATGCGGGCGATCTGGTCCTCGGTGAGCCAGCCGGTGGAATTGACCACGAAGCAGCCCGATTCCAGCGCGTGGTGGCGGATCGTCACCTCGATCTGGTCGGCGAAGATCGGCCCGACCAGCGAGCCGGGGAACTGCGCGACGTGGATCTCCTCGTGCTGGGCCATCAGCGCGTAGCGGGCGAGGGGATTGTAGTGCTCCCAGCACGCCAGCGCCCCGACGCGGCCGACGGCGGTGTCCACCACCTTCAGCCCGGCGCCGTCGCCCTGGCCCCAGATCATCCGCTCATGGAAGGTCGGGGTGATCTTGCGGCGCTTGAGCTTGAGGGCGCCGTCGGCGTCGAAGACGATCTGGGTGTTGTAGAGCGAG comes from the Ancylobacter pratisalsi genome and includes:
- a CDS encoding Nit6803 family nitrilase, whose product is MNEKRLVRVAAVQIAPSLDSVDGTLTRVLAALEEAAAKGAKLVVFPETFVPWYPYFSFVYPPVLTGGEHLRLYENAVVVPGPVTEAVAATARRLGVVVVLGVNERDHGSLYNTQIVFDADGALKLKRRKITPTFHERMIWGQGDGAGLKVVDTAVGRVGALACWEHYNPLARYALMAQHEEIHVAQFPGSLVGPIFADQIEVTIRHHALESGCFVVNSTGWLTEDQIARIAPDEKLRKALTGGCMTAIISPEGSHIVPPLTSGEGILIADLDMALITKRKRMMDSVGHYARPELLSLNLDNRPAVPMHMGQEPMLHAHMQAAPSFPRHGSAADETDGSGDRASADADRAPDQRVAVLRGAAG